A portion of the Lolium rigidum isolate FL_2022 chromosome 1, APGP_CSIRO_Lrig_0.1, whole genome shotgun sequence genome contains these proteins:
- the LOC124684557 gene encoding protein FAR1-RELATED SEQUENCE 5-like encodes MGKAIGKVFTESYHGLCTFHIMQNAVKHLSPLKGEEKDEGKEKEKDEEKEKDEEEEEESHILTDFSECMYGYEDKAEFEEAFDNMRHKVHKQSWLDSIYKLKEKWAECYMRDVFSLGVRSTQLSESFNNSLKKHLKSDFHIVRFLMHFERTVEVKRRQELQSEFEARKKIPRIKMHTPMLVQASKEYTPIIFEAFQGEYERAMAACTRVLDEDNKFAVSILHGDLKFEDERMVIGDPLTKTAACSCGMFNRTGILCGHGLKVLDLMNIKTLPTHYILKRWTREARNGSIQDRQGRNVVENPKLEAQLRYKHLSHKFHSLARKVANSEECCLMLENAIDFVGPQIEDKLNATTNASDKPCNDQENIDPNVQLPNELLSAAKLKKKEVQSKNLRRKKTWLDKLLKGKRKPTKVTTSKNKGAKQQKKHDGVEPQVGVKKKDGCHKGANVELQECNAIMSFTELLTTPSYGVYDDDMF; translated from the exons ATGGGGAAAGCTATAGGGAAAGTCTTCACAGAATCATACCATGGATTGTGCACCTTCCATATAATGCAAAATGCGGTCAAACATTTATCTCCATTGAAGGGCGAAGAAAAAGATGAagggaaagagaaagagaaagatgaagagaaagagaaagatgaagaggaagaggaagagtctCATATTCTCACAGATTTTAGTGAATGCATGTATGGCTATGAGGACAAAGCAGAATTTGAAGAAGCATTTGACAATATGAGACATAAAGTGCATAAGCAAAGTTGGTTAGATAGTatctacaagttgaaagaaaagtGGGCTGAATGCTATATGAGAGATGTGTTCAGTTTGGGAGTGAGAAGTACACAACTTAGTGAGAGCTTCAACAATTCATTGAAAAAACATTTGAAATCAGATTTTCATATTGTTCGGTTCTTGATGCATTTTGAGAGGACAGTGGAGGTAAAAAGAAGACAGGAATTGCAATCTGAATTTGAGGCAAGGAAGAAGATACCAAGAATCAAGATGCACACACCTATGTTGGTGCAAGCAAGCAAAGAGTACACTCCAATTATTTTTGAAGCTTTTCAAGGTGAATATGAAAGAGCCATGGCTGCGTGCACTAGAGTATTGGATGAGGATAACAAATTTGCGGTTTCTATTTTGCATGGTGATTTAAAATTTGAGGATGAGCGCATGGTGATTGGTGATCCTTTGACCAAAACAGCCGCATGTAGTTGTGGAATGTTCAATAGGACGGGAATATTGTGTGGACATGGTCTCAAAGTTCTTGATCTAATGAACATAAAGACATTGCCAACACATTATATCCTAAAAAGATGGACTAGAGAAGCACGCAATGGAAGCATACAAGATAGACAAGGAAGGAATGTGGTAGAAAATCCAAAGTTGGAAGCTCAACTTCGGTACAAGCATTTGTCCCACAAATTTCATAGTTTGGCACGTAAAGTAGCCAACTccgaagagtgttgtttgatgttAGAAAATGCAATTGATTTTGTTGGTCCACAAATAGAAGATAAACTTAATGCAACTACCAATGCTTCCGATAAGCCATGCAATGATCAAGAAAATATTGACCCAAATGTGCAACTACCAAATGAGCTTCTTAGTGCCGCAAAGCTCAAGAAGAAAGAGGTACAATCAAAGAATTTGAGGAGGAAGAAAACTTGGCTTGATAAGTTACTCAAGGGGAAGCGGAAGCCAACTAAAGTTACCACATCAAAAAACAAAGGAGCAAAG CAACAAAAGAAACATGATGGTGTAGAGCCTCAAGTAGGAGTGAAGAAGAAGGATGGCTGCCATAAAGGAGCAAATGTGGAGCTTCAAGAATGCAATGCAATCATGAGTTTCACAGAGCTCTTGACAACTCCCTCATATGGTGTTTATGATGATGATATGTTCTAG